CCGAACTCGTGCAGGCCGGCATCGCATCAACCCTGGACATGGATGGCTACGCGCATGCTGGCGACGTTGCGGCTGTTGGGACAACGTGACCTGAAACTGGCCTGGCGACGCCCGGCCGAAACGCTGGGCGCCACGCTGTTCTTCATCGTGGCCGGCACGCTGTTCCCGCTGGCCGTCGGCCCCGACCCCGAGCTGCTGCGCGCGATCGGCCCTGGCGTGCTCTGGGTCTGCGCCCTGCTGGGCCTGCTGCTGGGCCTGCAGCGCCCGTTCGGCCAGGACCTGGACAGCGGCGCGTTGGACCAGCTGCTGCTGTCCCCGCATCCGCTGCCGCTGCTGGTGGCCGTGAAGCTGGCGGCGCACTGGCTGTCGGCCTGCCTGCCCCTGGTCCTGGCGGGCCCGGCGCTGGCGCTGCAGTTCGGCCTCGCGCCCGAGGCCATCGGCGTGCTGGCGCTGTCGCTGCTGCTGGGCACACCGACGCTGGCGCTGGTGGGCGGCCTGGGCGCGGCGCTGACGCTGGGCCTGCGCGGCGGCGCGCTGCTGCCGCTGCTGGTGCTGCCGCTGTGCGTGCCGGTCCTGATCTTCGGCAGCGGCGCCGTCGCGGCCACGCAGGCGGGCCTGCCGGCCGGGCCGCAGCTGTCGCTGCTCGGCGCCTGCCTGTGCCTGGCCGCGCTGCTCTGCCCCTGGGCCACATCGGCCGCCTTGCGCGTCGCGCTGGATTGAGGAATGCCCATGCCTGAACAGCCCCTCCTCGCCCCCGCCACGCCGTCCGCCGCCGGCGGCTGGCTGCGCTATGCCTCGCCGACGCGCTTCCACCCCCTGGCCGGCCGCCTGGTTCCGCTGCTGGCGCTGGCCGCCTGCGCCTGCGGCGGCCTGGGGCTGTATGCCGGACTGGCGCTCGCGCCGGTCGACGCGCAGCAGGGCGAGGTCTACCGCATCCTGTTCATCCATGTGCCGGCGGCCTGGATGTCCATGTTCCTCTACCTGCTCATGGCCCTGTACGCGGCGCTGGGGCTGATCTACCGCACCCGCCTGTCGTTCATGATGATGCGCGCGCTGGCCCCCACCGGCGCGCTGTTCACCTTCCTGACCCTGTGGACCGGCGCGTTGTGGGGCAAGCCGACCTGGGGCGCCTGGTGGGTCTGGGACGCCCGGCTGACCTCCGAGCTGCTGCTGCTGTTCCTGTACCTGGGCTTCATGGCGCTGCAGGCCGCCACGGACGACGAACGCCGCGCCGACCACGGCGGCGCCATCCTGGCGCTGGCCGGCGCGGTCAACGTGCCCGTCATCTATTTCTCGGTGCGCTGGTGGAACACGCTGCACCAGGGCGCCAGCATCACCTTCACCAGCGCCCCCAGCATGGCCGACCCCATGCTCGGCGCCATGCTGCTGATGGTGGCCGCGTTCTGGCTGTACGGCGCGGCAGTGGTGCTGGCGCGCGTGCGCGGCATCATCGCCGAACGCGAGCCGGCCGCCCTGCTTGCGGGGGCCCGGCGATGAGCCTGGACACGCTGTTCTCGCTATCCGGACACGGCCCCTATCTGCTGGGCGCCTACGGGGTGACGCTGGCCGCGCTGGCATTGGAGGCGCTGCTGCTGTGGCGTCGCGCCCGCAAGCGCCGGCAAGGCCCCGGCGCGGACCTGCCATGAAGCCGGCCATCTCCCCGCGCCGGCGCCGCGCCCTGTTCCTGGCGGGCGGACTCGCCCTGCTGGCGCTGGCCGCCGCGCTGGTCATCAATGCGCTGCGATCGAACCTGGTGTTCTTCTTCAGCCCCACCCAGGTGGCGGCGCGCGAGGCGCCCCGCCATGGCAGCTTCCGCGTCGGCGGGCTGGTCGAGCCCGGCTCGCTGCGCCGCGACGCCGACGGCCTGACGCTGCGCTTCCGCGTGACCGACACCGCGCACGCCGTGCCCGTGGTCTATCGCGGGCTGGTGCCCGACCTGTTCCGCGAAGGCAAGGGCGTGGTCGCCGCCGGCAAGCTGGGCGAGGATGGCGTGTTCCGCGCCACCGAGGTGCTGGCCAAGCACGACGAGAACTACATGCCGCCCCAGGCCGCCGACGCCCTGCAGCGCGCGGCCGCCGCGCCCCGGCGGGAGGCGGCCCGATGATTCCCGAGATCGGCCTGTTCAGCCTGATCCTGGCGCTGCTGGCCGCGCTGGCGCTGGGCATCCTGCCGCTGGCCGGCGCCGCGCTGGACTGGCAGCCGGGACTGCGCGTGGCCCGGCCGGCGGCCTTCGCCCTGTTCGGCCTGACCACCGTCGCCTTCGCCTGCCTGTCGCTCTCTTTCGCCCGCAACGATTTCTCCGTGCTGTACGTGGCGGCCAATTCGCACGCCGACCTGCCGCTGGCCTACCGCTACGCAGCGGTCTGGGGCGGCCACGAAGGCTCGCTGCTGCTGTGGCTGTACCTGCTCACCGCCTGGACGCTGGCGGTGGCGCTGTTCAGCCGGCGCCTGCCGCCGGCCTTCGCCGGCCGCGCGCTGGCGGTGATGGGCTGGATCGGCGTGGGCTTCCTGCTGTTCCTGCTGTTCCTGTCCAACCCCTTCGAACGGCTGATGCCGGCCGCCATGCAGGGCCGCGATCTGAATCCGCTGCTGCAGGACCCGGGCATGATCCTGCATCCGCCCATGCTCTACATGGGCTATGTGGGCTTCTCGGTGGCCTTTGCCTTCGCCATCGCCGCGCTGCTGTCCGGCGAGCTGGACGCCATGTGGGCGCGCTGGGTGCGGCCCTGGACGCTGGCGGCCTGGACGTTCCTCACGCTGGGTATCCTGCTGGGCAGCGCCTGGGCCTACTATGTGCTGGGCTGGGGCGGCTGGTGGTTCTGGGATCCGGTCGAGAACGCCTCGTTCATGCCCTGGCTGGCAGGCACCGCGCTGATCCACTCGCTCATCGTCACCGAAAAGCGCGGCGCGTTCCGCAGCTGGACCGTGCTGCTGGCCATCGGCGCCTTCTCGCTCAGCATCCTGGGGACCTTCCTGGTCCGTTCCGGCGTGTTGACGTCGGTGCACGCCTTCGCCGTGGATCCGGGACGCGGACTGTACATACTCGGCTTCATGACGCTGATCGTCGGCGGCTCTCTGACCCTGTATGCCTGGCGCGCGCCCAAGGTCGGGCTGGGCGGCGGCTTCGGCCTGCTGTCGCGCGAATCGCTGCTGCTGGGCAACAACGTGGCGCTGGCGGTGGCGGCGGCCTCGGTCCTGCTGGGCACGCTGTACCCGGTGGTCCTGGACGTGCTGGATTGGGGCAAGATCTCCATCGGCCCGCCCTACTTCGAAGCGGTGTTCGTGCCGCTGATGGCGCCGGCCATCTTCCTCATGGGCGTGGGTCCGGTGGCGCGCTGGAAGCGCGCCGAAGCGCCGGACCTGGCCCGCCGGCTGCGGCTGGCCTTCGGCGTCAGCGTCGCCGCCGCCGTGCTGGCGCCGCTGGCCATGCCCGGGCCGGCGCGGCTGGGCTCGCCCCTGGTCGTGCTGGGCCTGTGGCTGGCGGGCTGGTCCGTGGCCAGCGCCTGCGCGCACGCCTGGCAGCGGCTGAACGACGGCGATGGGGCCTGGACTCGCCGGTTGCCGCGCCAGCCGCGCGCCTGGTACGGCATGCTGCTGGCCCATGCCGGCATGGGCGTCTTCATCGCCGGCGTCACGCTGGCCAACGGCTACGAGGTCAAGCGCGAGCTGCGCATGGCGCCCGGCGCGGTCGAGGAAGCCGGCGGCTACCGCTACGCCTTCGTCGGCCTGGAGCCGGCCGCCGGCCCGAACTACACGGCGCAGCGCGCGCGCTTCGACGTCTCGCGCGACGGCCGGACCGTGGCCGTGCTATATCCGGAAAAGCGCCTGTACACAGCCCAGGACATGCCGCTGTCGCAGGCCGCCATCGACAGCGGTTTCAGCCGCGACCTGTTCGTGGCGCTGGGAGAGCCGGCCGGCGGCGACGCCTGGACGGTGCGCCTGCAGACCAAGCCCTTCATGGCCTGGATCTGGGCCGGCTGCCTGCTGATGGCGCTGGGCGGCGCGCTGGCCGCCAGCGACAAGCGCTATCGCGAAGCGCGCGCGGCCCGGCGCGACGCCGCACCGGCGCTGACGACCCGCCGGGGAGAGATCTGATGCGCTACGTGCTGCCGCTGGCCGCCTTCCTGGCCATGGCCCTGTTCCTGGCGCTGGGCCTGTCGCGCGATCCGCGCGCCCTGCCCTCGGTCAAGGTCGACAAGCCGGCGCCGGCCATCGGCCTGCCGGTGCTCGGCCAGCCCGGCCAGCGGCTGGACGTGGACGCGCTGCGCGGCCAGGTCTGGCTGCTCAACGTCTGGGCCTCCTGGTGCGGACCGTGCCGGGACGAACTGCCGGTGCTGCGCGACGCCAGCCAGCGCCACGCCATTCCGCTATACGGCCTGAACTACAAGGACAAGCCCGAGGACGCGCTGGCGTGGCTGGCTCGCAACGGCGACCCCTATGCCGCGTCCGCCAGCGATCCGGACGGGCGCGTGGGCATGGACTATGGCGTCTACGGCGTGCCCGAGACCTTCATCATCGACCGCGACGGCCGGGTCCGCTACCGCCAGCTCGGGCTGATCACGCCCGCCATCTGGCGCGACCAGCTGCTGCCCCTGATCGAGTCGCTGCGATGACGCGCGCGCTGCTGCTCCTGATGCTGGCCCTGCATGCCGCCGCGCCCGCCCTGGCCGGCGAGACCACCGTCCCGCTTGCGCCCGCGCTGGCCGAACGCGCCGACCGGCTCGCGCACGGCCTGCGCTGCCTGGTCTGCCAGAACCAGAGCCTGGCCGAATCCAACGCCCCGCTGGCCGAGGACATGCGCGCGCTGATCCGCAAGCAGCTCGCCGAGGGCAGATCCGATCGCGAAGTCATGCGCTTCTTCGAGGACCGCTACGGCGATTTCGTGCGCTACGACCCGCCGTTCAAACCCGCGACCTGGCTGCTGTGGCTGGGACCCTTCGCGCTGCTGGCGGCGGGCGCGGCGGTCCTGTGGCGCGCCATCCGGCGCCGCCAGGACCCGCGCGCCCCGCTCACCGAGCAGGAACGCGCCCGCGCGACGCGCTTCCTGGACACCGAACCATGACCGCGCTCTGGCTCACCTTCCTGTTCCTGCTGCTGGCCGCGCTGCTTTGCCTGGTGGCGCCGCTGCTGCGCAAGACCGCCGCTGCCGCGACGGGCGCCGCCGAGGATGGCCTGCGCGACTTCTACCTGGCGCGGCGCGAGCAATTGCGGCTGGACGCGGCCGGCGGCGCGCCGGACCTGGCGGCCGAGGAAGAGCTGCAACGCGAACTGCTGCACGACCTGGCGCTGCGCCGCTCGGCGCGGCCGGCCCTGGGACGTCCCGGCGGACAGCGCGCCGCCCTGGCCACGGCCTGCCTGCTGAGCGTGACCGTGCCGCTGGCCGCGGCGGCCCTGTACGGCAAGCTGGGCAATCCGCGCGCGGCGGCCAGCGCCGCCCAGGTCGCCGCGCCGCAGCCGCACGAGGCCGACGCCGGCGACGACATGGCTCTGGCGGTCAATGCGCTGGCGCAGCGGCTGCGCGCCGCGCCTGGCGACGCCGATGGCTGGTACATGCTGGCCAGGTCCTATGAAACGCTGGGCCGCTACGGCGACGCCGTGGCCGCATACCGGGAAGTGCTGCGCCTGTACCCCGGCCAGCCCTCGGTGCTGGCTGACATGGCCGATGCCCTGCTGTCCGCCAACCAGGGCGCGCCCGACGCCGCGTCGATTGCCGCCGTCGCCCAGGCGCTGGCGGCGGAGCCGGATCATCCCAAAGCGCTGGCCCTGGCCGGCATGATGGCCTTGCGGCGCGGCGACGCGGCCGAGGCGCTGGGATACTGGGAGCGCCTGCGCCCGCTGTTGCCGCCGGATTCCGAGGCCGCGCGCCAGATCGAGAGCAATATCGCGCAGGCTCGGAACCTGGCCGCAACGGCCGGTCCGGCGCGCGCAACGATGGCCGCGCCAGCGCCGGCATCGGGCCCGACGCCAGGGCCTGCGTCCGCCAGCGCGCCGGAGCGTATCAGCGGACAGGCCCGCATCGCCGACGCGCTGCGCGCGCGGGTCCAGCCCGGGGACACGGTATTCATCCTGGCGCGCGCCATGGCCGGACCACGCATGCCGCTGGCGGTCCTGCGCCTGCGCGTCTCGGACCTGCCGCGCGCCTTCTCGCTCGACGACAGCCTCGCCATGTCGCCCGCCGCCCGGCTGTCGGCGGCCGGCGGCAAGGTCCGCGTGGAGATCCGCGTCAGCCGCGACGGCCTGGCCGCCGCGCAGCCGGGCGACGTGGCCGGCGCGCTGTCCGACGTGGCGCCCGGCAGCGCCGGCCTGGACCTGGTGGCCGACACCATCGCGCCCTAGCGCCTGTCGCCGTACTGCCGGCGCCATGCAGGCAAGGGCAATTGCCCGCTTCGAAGGAACCGCAAGGCCCGGCGAGGTCACACAAGGCTGGACGGCGCCCAATTCCGGCTTGCCGCGAACACTCGAACGCGCCATCGCGCGCATGGAGAACGGGCATGACCCTGACGGCCGACGCGTCTGCCTTGAGCTACTGGTACACGCTCGCCCGCGCCTGCGACGAGGGCGATGGCGCGAAGCACATCGGCATTGGCGCGAACGGCCTGCCATGCCTGGCCCCCAGCCCGCCCCCCAGGGTGGACAAGCATGCCAATGCGGGTGCCGTGACGCCATATCAGCAGTTCCTGACGCTGATCACGGGCGCTTCGCACGGCGTGGCCAGACTGATGTTGGAACGCGACATCGACCCGGAAGAAAAGCTGGCGCCCAGCCTGCGCCTGTCCACGGTGAAAACCTGCCTGCAGCATGCGGGATTCTGGGAGGGTCATCGGCTGCCAGACGACTGGCCGGCGCTGCCGGACTCGCTGCAGGGCGCGCGCGTGTTGCCGGATCGCGAGTCGAATCTTCCCCAGGCCTTCGATCAGATCCAGGCAGCGGTGCAAAAGAGAATCTCCGAAGCCTATGCGCGGTTGCCCGCCGGCGCCGGCACGCCGGCGAAGCTGGCGGCGATCATGCAGCTGCTCTGCGACGCCAGCGCGTTGCGCGAGAGGCTCGGCAAGGAATATGTCGATGCGATCCGCAACCTGCTGAGCCTGGAGGCCGCACAGCTACGCTTTGCCTCGGCCCTGCGCGACAGCGGATTTCCCTGCTTCGCGCAGATGCGCAATCCGCAGCGCGACGGCTACCGCCTGTTGATGGACGGCGACGATGCCGACTTCTGCAATCCCGCCCTGTACGAAGATGAGAGAGGCTACATGGCCGCGATGATGACCGCATTCACCAATATGCTGGGCGTGGTCAGGGAAAATCGACGGCTGGATGGCGCTCTCTTCGAGCAATACCACCGTTGGGCGGTGGAAGGCGTGAAGCACGACAATGGAACGGACCTTCCCCGGAACTATCGCGACAACGCATGGGTCACGTATGGCGCGGACTTCGGTGATGGCGATCTTGGCGTGAACCGCAAGCTCGAGTGGTTTGAGCGTCGGGAAAAATACTCGCCCCGTCAGCTATGGAGCGAGCTGAAAGGCGCCGG
The Achromobacter sp. AONIH1 DNA segment above includes these coding regions:
- the ccmI gene encoding c-type cytochrome biogenesis protein CcmI, translated to MTALWLTFLFLLLAALLCLVAPLLRKTAAAATGAAEDGLRDFYLARREQLRLDAAGGAPDLAAEEELQRELLHDLALRRSARPALGRPGGQRAALATACLLSVTVPLAAAALYGKLGNPRAAASAAQVAAPQPHEADAGDDMALAVNALAQRLRAAPGDADGWYMLARSYETLGRYGDAVAAYREVLRLYPGQPSVLADMADALLSANQGAPDAASIAAVAQALAAEPDHPKALALAGMMALRRGDAAEALGYWERLRPLLPPDSEAARQIESNIAQARNLAATAGPARATMAAPAPASGPTPGPASASAPERISGQARIADALRARVQPGDTVFILARAMAGPRMPLAVLRLRVSDLPRAFSLDDSLAMSPAARLSAAGGKVRVEIRVSRDGLAAAQPGDVAGALSDVAPGSAGLDLVADTIAP
- a CDS encoding heme lyase CcmF/NrfE family subunit; translation: MIPEIGLFSLILALLAALALGILPLAGAALDWQPGLRVARPAAFALFGLTTVAFACLSLSFARNDFSVLYVAANSHADLPLAYRYAAVWGGHEGSLLLWLYLLTAWTLAVALFSRRLPPAFAGRALAVMGWIGVGFLLFLLFLSNPFERLMPAAMQGRDLNPLLQDPGMILHPPMLYMGYVGFSVAFAFAIAALLSGELDAMWARWVRPWTLAAWTFLTLGILLGSAWAYYVLGWGGWWFWDPVENASFMPWLAGTALIHSLIVTEKRGAFRSWTVLLAIGAFSLSILGTFLVRSGVLTSVHAFAVDPGRGLYILGFMTLIVGGSLTLYAWRAPKVGLGGGFGLLSRESLLLGNNVALAVAAASVLLGTLYPVVLDVLDWGKISIGPPYFEAVFVPLMAPAIFLMGVGPVARWKRAEAPDLARRLRLAFGVSVAAAVLAPLAMPGPARLGSPLVVLGLWLAGWSVASACAHAWQRLNDGDGAWTRRLPRQPRAWYGMLLAHAGMGVFIAGVTLANGYEVKRELRMAPGAVEEAGGYRYAFVGLEPAAGPNYTAQRARFDVSRDGRTVAVLYPEKRLYTAQDMPLSQAAIDSGFSRDLFVALGEPAGGDAWTVRLQTKPFMAWIWAGCLLMALGGALAASDKRYREARAARRDAAPALTTRRGEI
- the ccmC gene encoding heme ABC transporter permease CcmC, whose translation is MPEQPLLAPATPSAAGGWLRYASPTRFHPLAGRLVPLLALAACACGGLGLYAGLALAPVDAQQGEVYRILFIHVPAAWMSMFLYLLMALYAALGLIYRTRLSFMMMRALAPTGALFTFLTLWTGALWGKPTWGAWWVWDARLTSELLLLFLYLGFMALQAATDDERRADHGGAILALAGAVNVPVIYFSVRWWNTLHQGASITFTSAPSMADPMLGAMLLMVAAFWLYGAAVVLARVRGIIAEREPAALLAGARR
- the ccmB gene encoding heme exporter protein CcmB; the protein is MLATLRLLGQRDLKLAWRRPAETLGATLFFIVAGTLFPLAVGPDPELLRAIGPGVLWVCALLGLLLGLQRPFGQDLDSGALDQLLLSPHPLPLLVAVKLAAHWLSACLPLVLAGPALALQFGLAPEAIGVLALSLLLGTPTLALVGGLGAALTLGLRGGALLPLLVLPLCVPVLIFGSGAVAATQAGLPAGPQLSLLGACLCLAALLCPWATSAALRVALD
- a CDS encoding DsbE family thiol:disulfide interchange protein, with the protein product MMRYVLPLAAFLAMALFLALGLSRDPRALPSVKVDKPAPAIGLPVLGQPGQRLDVDALRGQVWLLNVWASWCGPCRDELPVLRDASQRHAIPLYGLNYKDKPEDALAWLARNGDPYAASASDPDGRVGMDYGVYGVPETFIIDRDGRVRYRQLGLITPAIWRDQLLPLIESLR
- the ccmD gene encoding heme exporter protein CcmD — its product is MSLDTLFSLSGHGPYLLGAYGVTLAALALEALLLWRRARKRRQGPGADLP
- the ccmE gene encoding cytochrome c maturation protein CcmE; translation: MKPAISPRRRRALFLAGGLALLALAAALVINALRSNLVFFFSPTQVAAREAPRHGSFRVGGLVEPGSLRRDADGLTLRFRVTDTAHAVPVVYRGLVPDLFREGKGVVAAGKLGEDGVFRATEVLAKHDENYMPPQAADALQRAAAAPRREAAR
- a CDS encoding cytochrome c-type biogenesis protein translates to MTRALLLLMLALHAAAPALAGETTVPLAPALAERADRLAHGLRCLVCQNQSLAESNAPLAEDMRALIRKQLAEGRSDREVMRFFEDRYGDFVRYDPPFKPATWLLWLGPFALLAAGAAVLWRAIRRRQDPRAPLTEQERARATRFLDTEP